The DNA segment GCGGGGTGCCGGCCGCCTCGAGCCGGTCCAGCGCCTCGTCCAGGCCCAGGTGCGCGTCGACGCCCACGACGTCGGCCCCAGCCCGGGCCAGCGAGGGCAGCAGGTCCTGGGTGCCGGTCCCGAAGTGGATGCGCGGCACGTCGGTCACCTGGGCGAGCACCCGGGCGGAGTGGGGGGCGACGTGGCGGTCGTAGTCCCGGCGCGACAGCGCCCCCGCCCAGGAGTCGAACAGCTGGACCGCGGCGGCACCGGCGTCGACCTGCACCCGCAGGAACCGGGCGGTGATGTCGGCGACGGCCGACAGCAGCGCCGCGAACAGGCCGGGGTCGGCGTGCATCATCGCCTTGGTGGCGGCGTGGTCGCGGCTCGGGCCACCCTCGACGAGGTAGCTGGCCAGGGTGAACGGCGCGCCGGCGAAGCCGAGCAGCGGCACGTCGCCCAGCTCGGCGCGGGTGAGCCGGACCGCCTCGGCGAGGAAGCCGAGGTCCGCGGGCGGCAGGGCGGCCAGGGCGTCCACGTCGGCCGCCGTGCGCACGGGCGCGCCCATGACGGGACCGGTCCCGGGGACGATGTCGACGTCCACGCCGGCCGCGTGCAGCGGGACGACGATGTCGCTGTAGAGCACGGCGGCGTCCACGCCGTAGCGGCGCACGGGCTGCAGCGTGATCTCCGCGACGAGCTCCGGCGTGCGGCAGGCCTCGAGCATCGCGGTGCTGCCGCGGGCGACCTTGTACTCCGGCAGCGAGCGGCCGGCCTGGCGCATGAACCAGACGGGCGTGCGCTCGACGTCCTCGCCGCGGGCCGCGCGGACCAGGAGGGGGGTGCGGGCGGCGGGACCGGGGGCGGGGGTGCTCACCCCCCGATCGTCCCACCCGCGCCCGACACGCCCGGCCAGGGGCGGGCTGCCGTCAGGGGGGCGACCTACTCTCAGGACGTGGCCACGACCCGGTCCTCGGCGCCCTCGGCGCTCGTCTTCGACGACGCGGTCGCCGTGCTGCGCTCCGCCCGGGTCCGCCCCGAGGTCGCCCTCACCGAGATCCCGCCGCCGCGCCGGGTCGCGCCCTTCGCCCACGCCGTCGAGGGCCACGTCGACCTCGCCGTGGTCCGTGCCGGCGCGCGCGACGGCGAGGACGCCGACGAGGCCGAGGAGGCGGGCGGCCGCTTCGTCCTGCTGCACGACCCGTCGGCGCCGGACGCCTGGGGCGGGGACCTGCGGGTCATCGCGCTCGTCAAGGCCGTCGTGGAGCCCGAGCTCGCCGAGGACCCGATGCTCGCCGAGGTCGTCTGGGCGTGGCTCGGGGAGACGCTGGTCGGGCCCGACGCCCCCGCGACCCGCCTGGGCGGCACCGTGACGCGCGTGGTGTCGGAGAGCTTCGGCTCCCTCGCCGACCGCCCGGCCGCGATCCAGGTCGAGCTGCGCGCCTCGTGGAGCCCGCTGGGCCCGCTGGACGCCCAGCTCGGCGCCTGGGCGGACGTGCTGTGCCGGCTAGCGGGCCTGCCGCCGCTTCCCGCCGGCGTCAGCGCCCTCCCCCGCCGCCGCTAGCCCGCCCTGCCTGCCCCCCCGCGGGGACGGCACCACCCCTGACCAGGACGGACCTGCGCACGGGGCTCAAGGTCCCGGCAGGCCAGGCCGATGCCTCCTCCAGCACGAGGGTGACCGCCCTCGCGGACAAGGAGGCACGACATGACCACCCTGGTCACCGACAGGGTCCGGATCCCGCTGGCCCGCGGACGGTTCCACGCCGCGGTCGTCGCGGGGTCCCCGGGTCTGCGCGAGTCCCTCTCCCGAGTCCTCACCTCCCTCGGCGCCGCCGACGTCACCACCGCCGGCCTCGTCGGCGAGGCCCGCACCCTCGGCCGCGGCACCCCGACCTCCCTCGCGGTCGTCGACTGCACGCTGCCCGACGGCTCCGGCATCGCGGCCATCGAGGTGCTCCGCTCCCTCGGCTGGACCCGCACCGTCCTGCTGTCGCAGTCCACCGACCCGTTCACCGTGCGCGGTGCCCTGATGGCCGGCGCCCGCTGCTTCCTCGTCACCAACCGCCCCAGCGGCGCCCCCGAGGGCCCCACCGGCACCAGCGACCCCGGGGTGGACCAGCTGTCCGCCCGCGAGGTCGAGGTGCTGTCGCTGGTGGCCGACGGCCGCTCCAACAAGGAGGTCGGCGAGCACCTGGGCCTGTCCGCCCTCACGGTGAAGAGCCACCTCGCCCGGATCGCCCGGAAGCTCGGCACCGGCGACCGCGCCGAGATGGTCGCCATGGCCATGCGCGCCGGCGCCGTCGCCTGACGCCAGGCCACCCGCACCACCGCAGACCGCACGTCCCGGGCGTCCCCCTGCGCTCGCACCCCGACGAGGAGCCACCCGTCGGCACCGGCCCCCGGTGCCGACGGGTGGCTCCTCCGCGTGCGCCCGGGACCCCGCGCCGGGACCGCCGGCACCTCGCGCCGGGACCCGGCGGGACGGCCGGGGCACGGACGGTCACCTAGGCTGGACCGGTGCCCGACGACGAGACCGACCTCGCACCCGGGACCGACGACGCAGCCGGCCTGACGGCCGGGACGGACGCTGGCGCGACGGTCGGGACTGCCGGGACCCCCGGGGCCACCGAGGTCGTCGAGACCGCGCCGGTCCCCGTCCCCGTCCTCACCGCCCCCCGCGACGGCACCCCGGACGTCGTCACCACGCAGGCCGCGCTCGACGCCGCCGTCGAGGTGCTCGCCGGGCTCGAGGGCCCCGTCGCCGTCGACGCCGAGCGCGCCTCGGGGTACCGGTACGGCCAGGCCGCGTACCTCGTGCAGCTGCGCCGCGCCGACGGCCCCATCACCCTCGTCGACCCGGTCGCGCGGCTCGACCTCACCGGGCTCGCCGCGGTGCTCGACGGGCCGGAGTGGGTGCTCCACGCCGCCTCGCAGGACCTCCCGTGCCTGGCCGAGCTGGGGCTGCGGCCGCGCAGCGTCTTCGACACCGAGCTGGGTGCCCGCATCGCCGGGCTCCCCCGCGTCGGGCTCGCCGCGGTCACCGAGCACTTCCTCGGCATCGGCCTGGCCAAGGAGCACTCGGCCGTGGACTGGTCGACCCGGCCCATGCCGGCGTCGTGGCTCACCTACGCCGCCCTGGACGTGGAGCTGCTGCTCGACGTCCGCGACGCGCTGGAGGCCGAGCTCGAGAGGCAGGGCAAG comes from the Aquipuribacter hungaricus genome and includes:
- the hemE gene encoding uroporphyrinogen decarboxylase gives rise to the protein MSTPAPGPAARTPLLVRAARGEDVERTPVWFMRQAGRSLPEYKVARGSTAMLEACRTPELVAEITLQPVRRYGVDAAVLYSDIVVPLHAAGVDVDIVPGTGPVMGAPVRTAADVDALAALPPADLGFLAEAVRLTRAELGDVPLLGFAGAPFTLASYLVEGGPSRDHAATKAMMHADPGLFAALLSAVADITARFLRVQVDAGAAAVQLFDSWAGALSRRDYDRHVAPHSARVLAQVTDVPRIHFGTGTQDLLPSLARAGADVVGVDAHLGLDEALDRLEAAGTPRAVQGNLDPALLLAPWPVVAEHATAVLHAGLRAPGHVFNLGHGVIPATDPDQLARLVDLVQGFDRAAGAAAAGAAGAAGALPR
- a CDS encoding DUF3000 domain-containing protein, whose translation is MATTRSSAPSALVFDDAVAVLRSARVRPEVALTEIPPPRRVAPFAHAVEGHVDLAVVRAGARDGEDADEAEEAGGRFVLLHDPSAPDAWGGDLRVIALVKAVVEPELAEDPMLAEVVWAWLGETLVGPDAPATRLGGTVTRVVSESFGSLADRPAAIQVELRASWSPLGPLDAQLGAWADVLCRLAGLPPLPAGVSALPRRR
- a CDS encoding response regulator transcription factor → MTTLVTDRVRIPLARGRFHAAVVAGSPGLRESLSRVLTSLGAADVTTAGLVGEARTLGRGTPTSLAVVDCTLPDGSGIAAIEVLRSLGWTRTVLLSQSTDPFTVRGALMAGARCFLVTNRPSGAPEGPTGTSDPGVDQLSAREVEVLSLVADGRSNKEVGEHLGLSALTVKSHLARIARKLGTGDRAEMVAMAMRAGAVA
- a CDS encoding HRDC domain-containing protein — its product is MPDDETDLAPGTDDAAGLTAGTDAGATVGTAGTPGATEVVETAPVPVPVLTAPRDGTPDVVTTQAALDAAVEVLAGLEGPVAVDAERASGYRYGQAAYLVQLRRADGPITLVDPVARLDLTGLAAVLDGPEWVLHAASQDLPCLAELGLRPRSVFDTELGARIAGLPRVGLAAVTEHFLGIGLAKEHSAVDWSTRPMPASWLTYAALDVELLLDVRDALEAELERQGKLGWAREEFAAVAAAGPPAPRVDPWRKTSGVHKLRSRRAQAVVRSLWAAREELARSRDVSPGRILPDSAVVAAATAQPRTTAALASLPVFSGPANRRLGQYWLDAIDAAMALPEQALPGQAPR